The following proteins are encoded in a genomic region of Synechococcus sp. CBW1002:
- a CDS encoding YkgJ family cysteine cluster protein, translating into MNTRSTAGIDTNSETSQTDVAESLCSTCGFCCSGAFFYRTVVTEEEVSCLTSLSVPAKPYRHSKFSIMHPCSALSECKCSIYSQRPQDCRDWSCKLLIATESGTIPFSSAKAIIANGKSQISSLTTRINSLLPPERSGTTNFYLLLHKLTDYVEESIMSGRPEGVGRKALQLIGATRDYLVLINEHFRSPSLLGRINTLIDSVGTAKPGKS; encoded by the coding sequence ATGAACACCAGGTCGACGGCCGGTATCGACACCAATTCTGAAACATCGCAGACTGATGTGGCTGAATCACTCTGCTCGACTTGTGGCTTTTGCTGCAGCGGTGCTTTCTTCTATCGCACTGTAGTAACTGAGGAAGAGGTCTCTTGCCTCACATCTCTATCGGTACCAGCAAAGCCATATCGCCATAGCAAGTTCAGCATTATGCACCCATGCAGTGCACTCTCAGAATGCAAGTGCTCAATTTATAGCCAGAGGCCACAGGATTGTAGAGACTGGAGCTGCAAGCTTCTGATAGCGACAGAATCCGGAACCATTCCCTTTTCCAGCGCGAAGGCCATCATCGCCAATGGAAAGTCGCAAATCTCATCTCTGACCACTCGAATCAACTCCTTGTTGCCTCCAGAACGATCAGGCACGACGAACTTTTACCTATTGCTTCACAAGCTTACCGACTACGTTGAAGAGAGCATAATGAGTGGCAGGCCAGAGGGCGTCGGCCGTAAAGCACTTCAACTCATTGGGGCCACTAGAGATTACCTCGTTCTGATCAACGAGCACTTCAGGTCACCCAGTCTTCTTGGAAGGATCAACACTCTAATCGACTCAGTAGGCACAGCCAAGCCCGGAAAGTCTTAG
- a CDS encoding IS110 family transposase — protein sequence MGEPISAGKRRARLKVINPRSAGIDVGSRFHVVAVPVELDPNPVRKFSSFTKDLIALAEWLLAVGISTIAMESTGIYWVPLYEILSGKGIDVFLVNARHAKNVPGRKTDINDAQWLQQLHSYGLVRASFRPDQKITELRSYLRQRDQLVRYRSSHQQHIQKALMLMNLQLHHVVRDISGLTGRRIIDAILSGERDPERLASLRDRRCKESAATIAAALEGNYQDDHLFSLKIAVELFDTYSEKIRACELAAQSLMTELAGSDYQDPGSQPGDWKICGHGFAFNPTHLIQALSGHNLLRLPGLGPTTVLTLISECGLDMKRWPSAQHFVSWLGLSPQNRISGGKVLSSRTRQGTTRAGSAFWMAAVPLGRTNTALGAFQRRLAARAGKSKALIATARKLAILYYKTLRDGLVYQDPGAAAYQEESRDRQIRGLQRRAIALGFQLVASA from the coding sequence ATGGGAGAACCAATTTCAGCAGGCAAGCGCCGAGCTCGTCTGAAAGTCATTAACCCTCGTTCCGCTGGAATTGATGTCGGCAGTAGATTCCACGTTGTTGCTGTTCCTGTCGAGCTTGATCCGAATCCCGTCCGCAAGTTTTCAAGCTTCACAAAGGATCTAATCGCACTCGCCGAATGGCTGCTGGCAGTTGGAATTAGCACCATTGCCATGGAGTCCACTGGAATCTACTGGGTTCCGCTTTACGAGATTCTCTCTGGCAAAGGCATTGACGTCTTTCTTGTTAATGCCAGGCACGCCAAGAATGTTCCGGGCCGCAAGACGGATATCAACGATGCACAATGGCTTCAGCAGCTCCACAGCTACGGCCTGGTGAGAGCAAGCTTTCGTCCAGACCAAAAAATCACAGAACTACGCTCATATCTGCGGCAGCGTGATCAACTTGTTCGATACCGCTCGTCTCATCAGCAACACATCCAGAAGGCGCTGATGCTTATGAATCTTCAGCTTCATCATGTTGTCAGAGATATCAGCGGACTAACCGGTAGGCGAATCATCGATGCCATACTTTCAGGTGAGAGGGACCCCGAAAGACTCGCTTCTCTCCGAGACAGACGCTGCAAGGAGAGCGCGGCAACAATTGCGGCTGCTCTTGAGGGGAACTACCAAGACGATCACTTGTTCTCTTTGAAGATCGCAGTTGAGCTCTTTGACACCTATTCAGAGAAGATCAGGGCCTGCGAGCTTGCGGCACAATCATTGATGACAGAGCTTGCCGGCTCGGACTATCAAGATCCAGGCAGTCAACCTGGGGATTGGAAGATATGCGGACATGGCTTTGCATTTAACCCAACCCACCTAATTCAAGCCTTGTCAGGCCACAATCTTCTAAGGCTTCCGGGATTAGGACCAACAACAGTTCTCACGCTCATTAGTGAGTGTGGGTTGGACATGAAGCGCTGGCCCAGTGCCCAGCATTTTGTGTCATGGCTGGGACTCAGTCCTCAGAACAGGATCTCAGGGGGAAAGGTACTTTCTTCACGAACACGACAGGGCACTACGCGAGCAGGTAGTGCCTTTTGGATGGCTGCCGTACCGCTGGGAAGAACGAATACTGCACTGGGTGCTTTTCAACGTCGTCTGGCAGCACGTGCCGGAAAGAGTAAAGCATTAATTGCTACTGCCCGAAAGCTTGCCATTCTTTACTACAAGACGCTCCGTGATGGTTTGGTATATCAGGATCCCGGTGCTGCCGCATATCAGGAGGAATCAAGGGATCGTCAGATTCGTGGTCTCCAGCGACGCGCCATTGCCCTTGGTTTTCAACTTGTTGCCTCTGCTTGA
- a CDS encoding type II toxin-antitoxin system YhaV family toxin codes for MGKADAASLVAHGWLVVAHPVFLDQLEALIAEVEMMRRKDPLGYRSKNTSKRLAAIARLMLQDIPQDPSRKEYQQGSTLGAGHRHWRRAKFFQQFRLFFRFHNRSKVIVLGWVNDTDTKRAYGSKTDAYRVFQSMVDRGHPPDDWEELLEEASQTGGRLQRLSEQLH; via the coding sequence GTGGGCAAGGCCGATGCAGCGTCCCTGGTGGCCCATGGGTGGCTGGTGGTTGCACACCCGGTGTTCCTGGATCAGCTGGAGGCGCTGATCGCGGAGGTCGAGATGATGCGACGCAAGGACCCCCTCGGATATCGCAGTAAGAACACCAGCAAGCGCCTGGCTGCCATCGCACGGTTGATGCTCCAGGACATTCCTCAGGACCCCAGCCGCAAGGAGTACCAGCAGGGATCAACCCTGGGCGCTGGGCATCGGCACTGGCGCCGGGCCAAGTTCTTTCAGCAGTTCCGTCTGTTCTTTCGCTTTCACAATCGCTCGAAGGTGATCGTGCTGGGCTGGGTGAACGACACAGATACCAAGCGGGCCTACGGCAGCAAGACGGATGCCTACCGGGTGTTCCAGTCGATGGTGGACCGTGGCCATCCGCCAGACGACTGGGAGGAGCTCCTGGAGGAAGCGAGCCAGACCGGCGGGCGTCTGCAGCGGCTCAGCGAGCAGCTGCATTGA
- a CDS encoding IS3 family transposase — protein MIPSGDRGAIVALLQEGISRGLSAKAIADLFGLATRTLRRWGLMIRTQGFSCDQRKGASRHVMHRFSEEERQQVLSTVNDPRFADLTPGQIVAILAEEGVYVGSESTIYRIMRQEGLLNHRGRSRPPREPREPPVLEATGIHQVLAWDITLLPGPVKGQFYYLYMVMDVWSRRILGVEVHDRECGELAKHFFDRVCRDEGISSGSTTILHADNGAPMRSYTLAAKLAELGISLSFSRPRVSNDNAYVESWFRTMKYHQSYPVRRFRDLLSVRAWVDGFVDWYNAEHRHSGIKYVTPNQRHYGEADAICRVRQQTYEQARAQHPRRWARPPRDWAQPTVVRVNHPRPQDTVAA, from the coding sequence TTGATTCCGTCTGGCGATCGCGGTGCGATCGTCGCGCTTCTACAGGAAGGCATCAGTCGTGGCCTTTCGGCCAAGGCCATTGCTGATCTTTTCGGCCTGGCGACACGCACGCTGAGGCGATGGGGCTTGATGATTCGGACCCAGGGATTCAGCTGCGATCAACGCAAGGGAGCGTCCAGGCATGTCATGCATCGTTTCAGCGAGGAGGAGCGCCAACAGGTGTTGTCCACTGTCAACGATCCACGCTTTGCCGATCTCACGCCTGGTCAGATCGTGGCGATCCTTGCCGAGGAGGGAGTCTACGTGGGATCGGAGTCAACGATTTACCGCATCATGCGCCAGGAAGGCCTGTTAAATCATCGCGGCAGGAGCCGCCCACCGCGGGAGCCAAGAGAGCCACCCGTGCTGGAGGCAACGGGCATCCATCAAGTGCTGGCCTGGGATATCACCCTGTTGCCGGGGCCTGTGAAGGGTCAATTCTACTACCTTTATATGGTGATGGATGTGTGGAGCCGGCGCATCCTTGGCGTTGAGGTGCACGATCGTGAATGCGGCGAACTGGCCAAGCACTTCTTTGATCGTGTCTGCCGTGATGAAGGGATCAGCTCGGGGTCGACCACGATCCTGCACGCCGATAACGGAGCACCCATGCGCTCCTACACCTTGGCCGCCAAGCTGGCCGAGCTCGGCATCTCCCTGTCATTCTCGCGGCCGCGGGTGAGCAATGACAACGCCTACGTTGAGTCATGGTTCCGAACCATGAAATATCACCAGAGCTATCCAGTGCGTCGTTTCCGGGATCTTCTCTCAGTGCGTGCCTGGGTCGATGGTTTTGTTGACTGGTACAACGCTGAGCATCGTCACAGCGGCATCAAGTATGTGACGCCCAATCAACGTCACTACGGAGAAGCTGACGCGATCTGCAGAGTCCGTCAGCAGACCTATGAGCAGGCGCGTGCGCAACATCCACGCCGCTGGGCCAGGCCACCTCGCGATTGGGCTCAGCCAACAGTCGTGCGGGTCAACCATCCCAGACCGCAGGACACTGTCGCTGCTTGA
- a CDS encoding IS3 family transposase — protein MIPSGDRGAIVALLQEGISRGLSAKAIADLFGLATRTLRRWGLMIRTQGFSCDQRKGASRHVMHRFSEEERQQVLSTVNDPRFADLTPGQIVAILAEEGVYVGSESTIYRIMRQEGLLNHRGRSRPPREPREPPVLEATGIHQVLAWDITLLPGPVKGQFYYLYMVMDVWSRRILGVEVHDRECGELAKHFFDRVCRDEGISSGSTTILHADNGAPMRSYTLAAKLAELGISLSFSRPRVSNDNAYVESWFRTMKYHQSYPVRRFRDLLSVRAWVDGFVDWYNAEHRHSGIKYVTPNQRHYGEADAICRVRQQTYEQARAQHPRRWARPPRDWAQPTVVRVNHPRPQDTVAA, from the coding sequence TTGATTCCGTCTGGCGATCGCGGTGCGATCGTCGCGCTTCTACAGGAAGGCATCAGTCGTGGCCTTTCGGCCAAGGCCATTGCTGATCTTTTCGGCCTGGCGACACGCACGCTGAGGCGATGGGGCTTGATGATTCGGACCCAGGGATTCAGCTGCGATCAACGCAAGGGAGCGTCCAGGCATGTCATGCATCGTTTCAGCGAGGAGGAGCGCCAACAGGTGTTGTCCACTGTCAACGATCCACGCTTTGCCGATCTCACGCCTGGTCAGATCGTGGCGATCCTTGCCGAGGAGGGAGTCTACGTGGGATCGGAGTCAACGATTTACCGCATCATGCGCCAGGAAGGCCTGTTAAATCATCGCGGCAGGAGCCGCCCACCGCGGGAGCCAAGAGAGCCACCCGTGCTGGAGGCAACGGGCATCCATCAAGTGCTGGCCTGGGATATCACCCTGTTGCCGGGGCCTGTGAAGGGTCAGTTCTACTACCTTTATATGGTGATGGATGTGTGGAGCCGGCGCATCCTTGGTGTTGAGGTGCACGATCGTGAATGCGGCGAACTGGCCAAGCACTTCTTTGATCGTGTCTGCCGTGATGAAGGGATCAGCTCGGGGTCGACCACGATCCTGCACGCCGATAACGGAGCACCCATGCGCTCCTACACCTTGGCCGCCAAGCTGGCCGAGCTCGGCATCTCCCTGTCATTCTCGCGGCCGCGGGTGAGCAATGACAACGCCTACGTTGAGTCATGGTTCCGAACCATGAAATATCACCAGAGCTATCCAGTGCGTCGTTTCCGGGATCTTCTCTCAGTGCGTGCCTGGGTCGATGGTTTTGTTGACTGGTACAACGCTGAGCATCGTCACAGCGGCATCAAGTATGTGACGCCCAATCAACGTCACTACGGAGAAGCTGACGCGATCTGCAGAGTCCGTCAGCAGACCTATGAGCAGGCGCGTGCGCAACATCCACGCCGCTGGGCCAGGCCACCTCGCGATTGGGCTCAGCCAACAGTCGTGCGGGTCAACCATCCCAGACCGCAGGACACTGTCGCTGCTTGA
- a CDS encoding integrase core domain-containing protein has protein sequence MGVLRSFSRPRVSNDNPYSEFLFRTVKYRPDYPSRPLASKEGACEWVAAFVDWYNHRHRHSGIKFVTPHQRHSGTATAMCQQRADVYEKARPAPISKDVRSGY, from the coding sequence ATGGGTGTGCTCAGATCCTTCTCCAGGCCAAGGGTCTCAAACGACAATCCCTACTCAGAATTCCTGTTCCGCACGGTCAAGTACCGGCCCGACTACCCCAGTAGGCCGCTTGCCAGCAAAGAGGGGGCGTGTGAGTGGGTGGCGGCGTTTGTCGACTGGTACAACCACCGGCACCGCCACAGCGGCATCAAATTCGTCACGCCTCATCAGCGTCACAGCGGTACTGCCACCGCAATGTGCCAGCAGCGAGCCGATGTCTACGAGAAGGCCCGCCCGGCGCCTATCAGCAAAGATGTCCGCTCAGGGTACTGA
- a CDS encoding ISAs1 family transposase: MLLTVKSNQKTLYRQIGCQFQGKRHIPFTATDHEKSHGRDTVWELRAREAPEHIKANWPGSAWIVEVITGTLTRKGKRKIRHHLFLTSVRTTPQALLRLIRQRWSIENEWHWARDVQLGEDAHRYANRIGAPVFAFLRTIVMNLLRRGGYRSIRQGLRELAYDIKGMLALGGVASRGSLG, from the coding sequence GTGCTCCTGACCGTCAAATCGAACCAGAAGACCCTCTACCGCCAGATCGGCTGCCAGTTCCAGGGAAAGCGTCACATCCCTTTCACTGCAACAGATCACGAGAAGAGCCACGGGCGCGACACCGTCTGGGAACTGCGAGCCAGAGAGGCACCGGAGCACATCAAAGCCAACTGGCCCGGCAGCGCCTGGATCGTTGAGGTGATCACAGGCACCCTCACCCGCAAGGGCAAGCGCAAGATCAGGCACCACCTGTTCCTCACCAGCGTGCGCACCACGCCACAAGCCCTGCTGCGCCTGATCCGTCAGCGCTGGAGCATTGAGAACGAATGGCACTGGGCCCGTGACGTCCAGCTGGGTGAGGACGCTCATCGCTACGCCAACCGGATCGGGGCCCCGGTGTTCGCCTTCCTGCGAACCATCGTGATGAACTTGCTGCGGCGGGGCGGCTACCGCTCGATCCGCCAAGGCCTGCGGGAGTTGGCCTACGACATCAAGGGAATGCTGGCACTTGGCGGCGTGGCCAGCCGAGGGAGCTTGGGCTGA
- a CDS encoding IS3 family transposase, protein MRKLVDHDHPELSISRQCALLGLPRSTLYYRPTPVRVSTLRIMARIDALYLEDPCSGSRRMVDYLAQDGIPISRDRVRNLMRRMGLRAIYQKPRTTVPGDPSVRFPCLVDLTQVTSVDQVWATDITYIPLQKGFLYLVAIMDLHSRHVLSWRLSNSLDTKFCLEALEMALGGGRRPEIFHSDQGCQFTSADFVARLKGERIQISWSGRKRCYDNILVERLWRTVKYEEVYLRAYSDGWDAEISLARFLWRYCHVRPHSSLGGKTPHAVYTEAEPCSTRPGLTMSGAGTVQ, encoded by the coding sequence CTGCGCAAGCTGGTCGATCACGACCACCCCGAGCTCAGCATCAGCAGGCAGTGTGCGCTGCTGGGGCTGCCTCGATCCACGCTGTACTACCGGCCGACACCGGTCCGTGTATCGACGCTGCGGATCATGGCCAGGATCGATGCTCTCTACCTGGAGGATCCCTGCAGCGGCAGCCGCCGGATGGTGGACTATCTGGCCCAAGATGGTATCCCGATCAGCCGAGATCGAGTGCGAAACCTCATGCGGCGCATGGGATTACGGGCGATCTACCAGAAGCCCCGGACGACGGTTCCAGGTGATCCGTCCGTGCGGTTCCCCTGCCTGGTGGACCTCACGCAGGTCACGTCGGTGGATCAGGTCTGGGCGACCGACATCACCTACATCCCTCTGCAGAAAGGGTTCCTCTATCTGGTGGCGATCATGGATCTCCATTCCAGGCATGTGCTCAGCTGGAGGCTCTCCAACAGCCTTGACACGAAGTTCTGTCTGGAGGCCCTGGAGATGGCCTTGGGAGGCGGCCGTAGGCCAGAGATCTTCCACTCCGATCAAGGCTGTCAGTTCACGTCCGCTGACTTTGTGGCCAGACTCAAAGGGGAGCGGATCCAGATCAGCTGGTCCGGCAGAAAGCGGTGCTACGACAACATCCTTGTTGAACGGCTGTGGAGGACTGTCAAGTACGAGGAGGTCTACCTACGGGCATACAGCGATGGCTGGGACGCTGAAATCAGCCTGGCCCGCTTCCTGTGGCGGTATTGCCATGTAAGACCTCACAGTTCCCTTGGAGGCAAAACTCCCCACGCGGTCTACACTGAGGCCGAACCATGTTCCACCCGTCCTGGGTTAACGATGTCAGGGGCCGGAACTGTCCAATAA
- a CDS encoding glycosyltransferase family 2 protein, with the protein MTCNLSVLTRLYDGEAPYLQGFIDYHRSIGIESFYFILEPGQSLLCRQILVDNLISPLDIDSQNMTAALPRIVTKYSAIIDADEYLHPGTVKLLLSHDIQTLSMPWALTATLDFSRVESHKKQFILFPRGKEIVRVADVQEVKPHTSTMSRLGSRITLKQGKSLPLRHYYCRGVEDLLVKFSLSGGTYSRLYGLSQKSEQVIESIRTGRIWEEFGSHQPSGTLTRIAATALVLALMQGTTVIDDFPLPKVNTALSTLLLSRLGITEADTEIAVKAVDQLKDIFYSDTLLVFRSMFHEYFADSCDGVNLQAMALALVRQGDSRLRILSRAS; encoded by the coding sequence GTGACCTGCAATCTCTCAGTCCTAACGCGATTATATGATGGAGAAGCTCCTTATCTGCAAGGATTTATAGATTATCATCGGTCCATTGGAATCGAAAGCTTCTACTTTATTCTCGAACCAGGCCAATCGCTACTTTGCAGACAGATCTTGGTCGACAACCTAATTTCGCCATTGGACATTGATTCACAGAATATGACCGCGGCGCTTCCACGCATAGTCACTAAGTATTCGGCAATTATTGATGCTGACGAGTACCTCCATCCCGGCACTGTCAAGCTGTTGCTTTCGCATGATATTCAGACCCTTTCAATGCCTTGGGCCTTGACAGCAACGCTTGACTTTTCCAGAGTTGAAAGTCACAAGAAGCAGTTTATATTGTTTCCGCGCGGAAAAGAGATTGTCCGAGTTGCGGATGTCCAGGAAGTCAAGCCGCACACATCTACGATGTCCAGGCTGGGTTCACGCATCACCCTAAAGCAGGGCAAGAGTCTTCCACTAAGGCATTACTATTGCAGGGGTGTTGAAGACTTACTAGTGAAGTTCTCACTTTCTGGGGGGACATACTCAAGGCTTTATGGACTTAGTCAAAAGTCTGAGCAAGTCATTGAATCAATTCGCACTGGAAGAATCTGGGAAGAATTTGGCTCACATCAACCTTCAGGGACTCTGACTCGGATAGCGGCGACTGCCTTGGTCTTGGCCTTAATGCAAGGTACGACAGTTATTGATGACTTTCCCCTGCCAAAGGTCAATACAGCACTCTCCACTCTATTGCTCTCTAGGCTTGGAATAACTGAGGCTGATACGGAGATTGCCGTCAAAGCCGTTGACCAACTAAAAGATATATTCTATAGTGATACATTACTGGTTTTTAGGAGTATGTTTCATGAGTATTTTGCTGATTCGTGTGATGGAGTCAATCTTCAGGCTATGGCCCTTGCCCTTGTCAGGCAAGGCGATTCCCGACTAAGAATTTTAAGTAGGGCCTCCTGA
- a CDS encoding IS3 family transposase: MARIDALYLEDPCSGSRRMVDYLAQDGIPISRDRVRNLMRRMGLRAIYQKPRTTVPGDPSVRFPCLVDLTQVTSVDQVWATDITYIPLQKGFLYLVAIMDLHSRHVLSWRLSNSLDTKFCLEALEMALGGGRRPEIGAYQQRCPLRVLI, encoded by the coding sequence ATGGCCAGGATCGATGCTCTCTACCTGGAGGATCCCTGCAGCGGCAGCCGCCGGATGGTGGACTATCTGGCCCAAGATGGTATCCCGATCAGCCGAGATCGAGTGCGAAACCTCATGCGGCGCATGGGATTACGGGCGATCTACCAGAAGCCCCGGACGACGGTTCCAGGTGATCCGTCCGTGCGGTTCCCCTGCCTGGTGGACCTCACGCAGGTCACGTCGGTGGATCAGGTCTGGGCGACCGACATCACCTACATCCCTCTGCAGAAAGGGTTCCTCTATCTGGTGGCGATCATGGATCTCCATTCCAGGCATGTGCTCAGCTGGAGGCTCTCCAACAGCCTTGACACGAAGTTCTGTCTGGAGGCCCTGGAGATGGCCTTGGGAGGCGGCCGTAGGCCAGAGATCGGCGCCTATCAGCAAAGATGTCCGCTCAGGGTACTGATCTGA
- a CDS encoding transposase produces the protein MQPPYDAALREAVRLRMSPPNLESVAEIARDTGITAQTIYNWRSQWQKQGQLVPATNRPPEQWSAADKLAAVIQAAGLNGSELGSFCRERGLYPKQVARWRQAAEDANGPSAPSMADQRELQRKNQELVRRNRQLERELQKKEKALTEAATLLMLSKKFNQIFQPDEDP, from the coding sequence ATGCAACCGCCCTATGACGCCGCTCTGCGGGAAGCCGTCCGCCTGCGGATGAGCCCTCCGAACCTTGAGAGCGTGGCTGAGATCGCCCGCGACACCGGGATCACGGCGCAGACCATCTACAACTGGCGGAGCCAGTGGCAGAAGCAGGGCCAGCTGGTGCCTGCCACGAACCGGCCGCCGGAGCAGTGGAGCGCTGCCGACAAGCTGGCAGCCGTGATCCAGGCCGCAGGACTGAACGGAAGCGAGCTCGGGTCGTTCTGCAGGGAGCGGGGGCTGTACCCCAAGCAGGTTGCCCGTTGGCGCCAGGCCGCCGAGGATGCCAATGGCCCCAGCGCGCCGAGCATGGCTGATCAGCGGGAACTGCAACGCAAGAATCAGGAACTGGTCCGGCGGAATCGCCAGCTGGAGCGTGAATTGCAGAAGAAAGAAAAAGCACTGACAGAAGCGGCGACGTTGTTGATGCTCTCAAAAAAGTTCAACCAGATCTTTCAACCGGACGAGGATCCTTGA
- a CDS encoding type II toxin-antitoxin system PrlF family antitoxin: protein MAPLSSSAAAASAVDAPQQEVESTLTDRYQTTVPQPVRRALGLRKRDRIRYTFRSNGEVVLERVSPEPDDDPALAPFLALLEQDIASHPERLKPIATDLVARLQDLVGGIELDLDAPLPDDDETGGCDTDFGNIGCGDTI from the coding sequence ATGGCTCCTCTTTCCTCGTCTGCAGCGGCCGCTTCCGCCGTGGACGCTCCCCAGCAGGAGGTGGAATCGACGCTCACCGATCGTTACCAGACCACCGTTCCGCAGCCGGTGCGGCGGGCCCTGGGGCTGCGCAAACGCGACCGCATCCGCTACACCTTCCGCTCCAACGGCGAGGTTGTCCTGGAGCGGGTCAGCCCAGAGCCCGACGACGATCCGGCCCTCGCTCCCTTCCTGGCGCTGTTGGAGCAGGACATCGCCAGCCATCCCGAGCGCCTCAAGCCCATCGCTACTGATCTGGTCGCCCGCCTGCAGGATCTGGTTGGAGGCATCGAGCTGGATCTCGATGCACCGCTGCCGGACGACGACGAGACCGGCGGCTGCGATACCGACTTCGGAAACATCGGCTGCGGCGACACCATCTGA
- a CDS encoding chitin deacetylase family protein, which yields MDGIPLLLLALGLILLSDLVAFGLLLPSLLIRTVLARRHPDVVFCGAADRRRLALTIDDGPSGPGSGALLDLLRELDVPATFFLVGSHLERDPHFPRRALQEGHDLGNHLWRDERTATLEEPGFLQQLRDTQRAIERAALPERLTWRWCRPGQGWFHRPMVEWLRGRRYRLVLASIFPWDTLRPPLGFMRWFVRINAHPGGILVLHDTPALSGRTLRALRRIIPDLQRLGYTFVPLAELLDAE from the coding sequence ATGGATGGGATCCCCCTGCTGTTGTTGGCCCTGGGCCTGATACTGCTGAGTGATCTGGTGGCGTTCGGGCTGCTGCTGCCTTCACTGCTGATCCGTACGGTTCTGGCCCGGCGCCATCCGGATGTGGTGTTCTGCGGAGCGGCGGATCGCAGGCGGCTGGCCCTCACCATCGACGATGGGCCGAGCGGGCCAGGTTCCGGGGCCTTGCTGGATCTGCTTCGGGAGCTGGATGTGCCGGCCACGTTCTTCCTGGTCGGCTCCCATCTGGAGCGCGATCCGCACTTTCCGCGCCGGGCCCTGCAGGAGGGCCACGACCTCGGCAACCACCTCTGGCGGGATGAGCGGACCGCCACCCTGGAGGAGCCGGGCTTTCTGCAGCAACTGCGCGACACCCAGCGGGCAATCGAGCGGGCCGCTCTGCCGGAACGGCTCACCTGGCGCTGGTGCCGACCCGGACAGGGATGGTTTCACCGGCCGATGGTGGAGTGGCTGCGCGGCCGCCGCTACCGCCTGGTGCTGGCCTCGATCTTCCCCTGGGATACCCTGCGGCCACCGCTGGGTTTCATGCGCTGGTTCGTGCGGATCAACGCCCATCCCGGCGGAATCCTGGTGCTGCACGACACGCCGGCCCTGAGTGGGCGAACCCTCCGAGCCCTGCGCCGGATCATTCCCGACCTGCAACGGCTCGGGTATACGTTCGTGCCGCTGGCGGAGCTGCTCGACGCGGAGTAA
- a CDS encoding transposase, whose product MSKRRTHSPEFKARVAMEAISGRKTIQEIAADHAIHPIQVSQWKRQLLDGASELFTRGKKTKDKEEGQAKEAELFQQIGRLQMELEWLKKKSQLL is encoded by the coding sequence ATGAGCAAGCGCCGCACCCACAGCCCCGAGTTCAAGGCCAGGGTCGCCATGGAGGCGATCAGTGGCCGCAAGACGATCCAGGAGATCGCCGCCGACCACGCCATCCACCCGATCCAGGTGAGCCAGTGGAAGCGGCAGCTCCTGGACGGTGCCAGCGAGCTCTTCACCCGAGGCAAGAAGACCAAGGACAAGGAGGAGGGGCAGGCCAAGGAGGCGGAGCTGTTCCAGCAGATCGGACGGCTGCAGATGGAGCTGGAGTGGCTCAAAAAAAAGTCTCAACTGCTCTGA
- a CDS encoding transposase — protein sequence MDGSNRADFFADTGGIFHSDQGCQFTSADFVARLKGERIQISWSGRKRCYDNILVERLWRTVKYEEVYLRAYSDGWDAEISLARFLWRYCHVRPHSSLGGKTPHAVYTEAEPCSTRPGLTMSGAGTVQ from the coding sequence GTGGACGGGTCAAACCGAGCGGACTTCTTTGCTGACACTGGGGGGATCTTCCACTCCGATCAAGGCTGTCAGTTCACGTCCGCTGACTTTGTGGCCAGACTCAAAGGGGAGCGGATCCAGATCAGCTGGTCCGGCAGAAAGCGGTGCTACGACAACATCCTTGTTGAACGGCTGTGGAGGACTGTCAAGTACGAGGAGGTCTACCTACGGGCATACAGCGATGGCTGGGACGCTGAAATCAGCCTGGCCCGCTTCCTGTGGCGGTATTGCCATGTAAGACCTCACAGTTCCCTTGGAGGCAAAACTCCCCACGCGGTCTACACTGAGGCCGAACCATGTTCCACCCGTCCTGGGTTAACGATGTCAGGGGCCGGAACTGTCCAATAA